The proteins below are encoded in one region of Bacillus vallismortis:
- a CDS encoding DUF2621 domain-containing protein: MLEGWFLWFILFWVIAMVVLLSIGGFFMFRKFLKRLPKEDGRSELDWQDYYIEKSRHLWSNENKQFLNELVSPVPELFRDAAKAKIAGKIGELALKEKAAKIDQQLMIRGYILATPKRDHTFLKRHLRDKKIDLEPYQALLK, encoded by the coding sequence ATGCTGGAAGGCTGGTTTTTGTGGTTTATTCTGTTTTGGGTGATCGCGATGGTTGTCTTATTATCAATCGGCGGCTTTTTTATGTTTCGAAAGTTTTTAAAGCGTTTGCCAAAAGAAGACGGCAGGTCAGAGCTCGATTGGCAGGATTACTATATCGAAAAGAGCAGGCACCTGTGGAGCAATGAAAACAAACAATTTCTTAATGAATTGGTTTCTCCGGTTCCGGAGCTGTTCAGAGATGCAGCAAAAGCCAAAATCGCGGGTAAAATCGGTGAGCTTGCATTAAAAGAAAAGGCAGCAAAGATTGATCAGCAGCTTATGATCAGAGGCTATATTCTCGCAACTCCTAAAAGAGACCATACCTTCTTAAAAAGGCATCTGAGAGACAAAAAAATCGATCTCGAACCATATCAAGCTCTTCTTAAATAA
- a CDS encoding CcdC family protein — MINMMIIVSSILAVLMAVAVMVVRIKSSDKPVSPKKIILPPIFMSTGALMFLFPVFWVTGAEFLESITLGVIFSIFLIKTSKFEIKNNEIYMKRSKAFVFILVGLLVIRIVMKSILSTSIDYGALSGMFWILAFGMIVPWRIAMYLSYRKLHNELQSANIQMN; from the coding sequence ATGATAAATATGATGATTATAGTTTCATCGATTCTTGCTGTGTTAATGGCTGTAGCTGTGATGGTGGTCAGAATAAAGTCTTCTGATAAGCCCGTATCGCCGAAAAAGATCATTCTTCCGCCGATTTTTATGAGCACGGGGGCGTTAATGTTTTTATTTCCGGTATTTTGGGTAACTGGAGCAGAGTTTTTAGAATCAATCACTTTAGGCGTGATTTTCTCTATTTTTCTCATTAAAACGTCTAAATTTGAAATTAAAAATAATGAAATTTACATGAAACGCTCGAAAGCATTTGTATTTATATTGGTCGGCCTTTTGGTGATCAGAATCGTGATGAAGTCGATCTTGAGCACATCAATTGATTACGGCGCCCTGAGCGGAATGTTCTGGATTCTGGCTTTCGGTATGATTGTGCCGTGGAGAATCGCCATGTACTTGTCATACCGAAAACTTCATAATGAGCTGCAGTCAGCTAATATTCAAATGAATTAA